Genomic segment of Hoplias malabaricus isolate fHopMal1 chromosome 14, fHopMal1.hap1, whole genome shotgun sequence:
TCCTCATAGCTGGGAGAAGTTGTAATTGTCTTTTAGACACAGGTTCGCAAGTCACCACGATACCACATTCTTTTTATGAAGCTCATCTGTCAGAACAGCCTATTCAACCACTGACTAACCTGCTTGAGGTTGAAGGAGCCAATGGACAGCCTGTCCCATATGAAGGCTTTATTGAAGTCAACATCACATTCCCTAGAGAGCTTTCTGGAAGAGAAATTGAAGTTCCAACCTTAGCACTTATAGTCCCAGATTTCCGCTTTAATGAGCATTCTCAGGTGCTCATAGGAACAAACACCCTTGATGTTTTGTACAGTCAGTACTATCAGCTAAGGAACCCCCATCACTGTCCTAGCCTTTATGGATATAAGACTGTGTTAAAGGCACTTTCCCTTCGTGAGAAGCAAGCTGCAAGTGGTCGAATCGGGTTAGTTATGTGGAAGAGTAAAAAAACACAAGTCATACCTGCCCATCAAAGCATCTGCCTTAAAGGAGTTGTTCGTAGCAGAGTCAATGCCGAACAGTGGGCAATAATCGAAGCACCCCCAACTTCTTCTTTACCTGGAGGCATTCTTGTGTCCAGTTGTGTGTTGACCAGTCCTTCACGTGCTTCTTATAAGTTACCGGTAATACTGAAGAACGAAACTAGTCATGACATCACAATACCAAATAACAGTATAATAGCTGAGCTACATTCCATTACAAGCATTATTTCTGAACCTACATTGCCAAAAGATGCCAGTGCTAGGGAGGAGAAAAGTAAAAGTActgatttctcttttaaatttgGAGATTCCTTACCTGAGGAATGGTGTGAAAGAATCTCGAAGAAATTGAACAGCATGCCTGAAGTGTTTGCTTTGCATGACCTGGATTTTGGTCATACAACAGCTGTGAAACACTACATTAAACTTCATGATGAAACTCCCTTTAAGCACCGTGCTAGACCCATCCATCCACAAGATCTTGAAGCAGTTCGCAAACATCTTAGAGAATTGGCAGATGGTGGTGTCATTCGAGAGTCAGAATCCCCCTTCTCATCACCCATTGTAGTGGTACGCAAAAAGAATGGAGATGTAAGATTGTGTATTGATTATAGAAATCTTAATCTCCAGACGATCAAAGACGCATATGCACTCCCTAATTTAGAGGAAACCTTTGCCAACCTCACTGGATCAAAATGGTTTTCTGTACTTGACTTAAAATCAGGCTACTATCAAGTTGAAATGGAAGAGGATGATAAGGCTAAGACTGCATTTGTCTGCCCCCTAGGTTTCTGGGAGTTCAATCGTATGCCACAGGGAATCACAAATGCTCCCAGAACCTTCCAGCGCCTGATGGAGCGATGTGTGGGGGAGATGAACTTGAAAGAAGTATTAGTATTCCTGGATGatcttattattttttccaaGTCTCTAGAAGAACATGAGGAAAGACTACTCAAGGTCTTAAATCGTCTAAAGGAATATGGACTAAAGCTGTCACCTGAAAAATGCAAATTCTTCCAGACCTCTGTTCGCTACCTAGGTCATATAGTTTCTGAGAATGGTGTCAAGACGGATCCTGATAAAATAGCTGCTCTGAAAACCTGGCCAAACCCTAAAAATCTCAAAGAGCTCAGATCATTTTTAGGATTTTCAGGATACTATAGGAGATTTGTTAAAGATTATTCCAAGATAGTAAAGCCTCTAAATGACCTGACATCTGGGTACCCTCCAAAAAGAAAAGGagccaagaaaccagacacaTACAAGAACTATCGGAACCCCAAAGAACCTTTTCAGGGTAGATGGACAGAGGTATGTCAGCAAGCCTTTGAATCCATTATTGAGAAACTCACCACAGCACCAGTACTTGGCTTTGCAGACCCTAAGCTACCATACATCCTCCACACAGATGCAAGTACAACTGGGCTAGGTGCAGCCTTGTATCAAGATCAAGGTGGTCAAAAGAGAGTTATTGCTTTTGCAAGCAGGGGCCTTACTCACAGTGAAGCCAGATATCCTGCTCATAAGTTTCTTGCATTAAAATGGGCAGTGGTGGATAAATTCAGTGATTACCTGTATGGAAACACCTTCACTGTGGTTACCGACAGTAATCCACTGACCTATATTCTGACCTCAGCAAAGCTAGATGCTACTAGCTACAGATGGCTTTCGGCACTCTCAACATTCTCATTTGACTTGCAGTACCGGAGAGGCAAGCAAAACCTAGATGCTGATGGCTTGTCAAGAAGACCTCATGGGGAGCTCATTGATGATCCTGCTTCTCAGAAAGAGTATGAGCGTATTAGACAATTCACTCAGTACCACCAAAAAGAGCTACTTAATCAGAAGTCTGACCTTGAGGTAGTAAAAGCTATTTGTGAGAAGCATCTGGCCACAAGACAGAATGGCATCGCTTTAGTGGAGTCACTTGCACTAGGTGCACATGCCATTCCTAAGGATTTAGTAGAGGAACCAGTCCTTCCAGGATACAATATTTTTCCCAAGTTCTCCAACGCAGAGTTAGCTGAAAAACAAAGAGCTGATCAAACACTTGCACCAGTAATCTGTCAGTTAGAGACGGGAGAGAGACCACCCCCTACATTACGCCAAGAGCTGCCAGATATCTCTTTACTGTTAAGGGAGTGGAACAAGTTAGAGCTGAGAGATGGTGTTCTGTATAGAAGTAGACGGGAAGAGACCCAGACCCACTATCAATTGGTGCTGCCTTCAGAATTAAGGCCTATAGTTCTACAGAGCTTACACGATGAAATGGGACACATGGGTGTAGAACGCACTTTAGACCTTGTTAGATCCAGGTTCTATTGGCCTAGAATGGCCACTGATGTCGAGAAGAAGATACGAACATGTGGCAGGTGTGTCCGTCGGAAGGTTTTTCCTGATAAAGCGGCCCCCCTTGTAAACATTCTGACCACAAGACCACTTGAATTGGTTTGTATGGATTTCCTTTCCATCGAGCCTGACAGTAAGAACACAAAGGATGTCCTTGTTATCACAGACCATTTCACAAAATATGCTGTGGCCGTGCCGACACCAAATCAAAAGGCCCGCACAGTAGCGAAATGTCTGTTGGATACTTTTATAGTCCATTATGGTCTACCTGAACGCCTGCACAGCAACCAAGGCACTGATTTTGAGTCCATCCTCATCAAAGAGCTTTGCAACTTAGTGGGAATTCAGAAATGCAGGACAAGTCCATACCATCCAAGAGGCAATCCTGTCGAGCGGTTTAATCGTACTTTATTGAACATGCTTGGTACattaaaagacaaagaaaaatccCACTGGAGTGACTATGTGAAATCTTTAGTTCATGCATATAACTGTACTAGGAATGAAGTCACGGGTTTCACCCCCTATGAGCTAATGTTTGGAAGACAGCCTCGATTACCAATTGACCTTGCTTTTGGACTACCTGTGAAGAACAATTGGAACCAATCCCATTCACAGTACATGACCACTTTAAAAGCCCACCTAGAAGAAAGCTATAAATTAGCCTCCCAAGCAACCATGAAAACTGCTCAAAAGAACAAAGTGAGGTTTGACAAACTGGTTACAGAATCTACACTTGATGTAGGTGATAGGGTCCTGGTGAGGAATGTTCGAATCAGAGGAAAGCACAAACTCTCTGACAAGTGGGAACCTACTGTGTATGTTGTTGTTAGACGAGCTGGTGAACTCCCAGTTTATACCGTGAAGCCTGAGAATGACGAAGGACCTCTTCGCACTCTACACAGAGATTTGCTGCTTCCCTGTGGATTTCTTCCAGCTACAGAGGTGGACCCTCCTAACTCATCGGTAAAACCCAAGAAACCAAGAACACGACAAAACCCGTGTGACAACACCAACGATGACATGAGTGATCTGGAGGATGAGACGGATGACCAGATGCCAACTTACCACTTTAGCCATTTTCAGCCTTCGGAAACTATGAGGATTATATATGAGTATGATGCTCCTTGCACTGGAGATAAACAAGGGATAAGCAGCTCACCAAAGTTGCAGAATGTCCCAACGTCACAATACTTACCTGTGGAGACCCCTGGTGAAGAAAGAAGAGTCGCAGACTTACCTGAGGGAGATCATGTGAAAGAAAGAGTCACACATTTACCTGAGAACTTACCTGGACCAGAAGATATAGAGCACTCACCTGTTTTTGAATGTCCAATGAAGAATTCTTGCATCAGCGAAGAAGAAATGTCCATGGTCTGTAACACAGTAGAACCTGAATGTGATAATGCAGATGTAATACAGAGTAGTGAGAGACCAGAAATTACTTACGCTTCATCTGCAGGGGAAAGAAGTTCATCCGTTGAACAGAAGAACCCTGAACAGGGTAATACTGACAATACTGAGTCCCAAGCGGAAACAGAAGACCATGTTAGGAGATCAAATAGAGACAGAGTACCGGCTAGAAAATTTCATTATCCAGAGTTAGGGAACCCCCTAGTTTCAGTAGTAACCTCATTGTTTCAGGGGTTAAATACTGCTATTACAAGATCTTTAAATGGCTTTGAGGCTAATGACTTTGACCCAAGGATGGTAATGCAGTTAGAAGTACCAGTAACATCTCAGCCCATGACATATGCAACGGGACGTGCATATATTTAGTCGGGGAGAGTGTAACCCCCATTTCATGTGAGATACAGATAACTCACAGTTAAAGCTCCTCAGCAGTTTAGGGGTTAATTTGGTTGAGCTGAGTGATGCACTAAGATGTGGCCAATCATATTGGACAATTTAGTTTGTCCCGCCTCAGCTGCTGCTCATTGGTGATAGCTAATCCAGCAaatagcgtttttttttttttctttttttttttttgttcttttctctcttcatgcCCTGGAGGAAGGAGCTGTAGCTCCCAGTTAGcctaaataacaattaaaatcacAGTTCCTTGTTGTTAAAAAAGTACCTGGTTGAAGATACAGCTACCAATAGTTGAAACAGTGTCAAGAAGACTCTCTGTGGTTTATGACTTGACTTATAAACCCAGTTTTTGGTGAGTTTAACGGCGTTCTCGCTAGCTATGCTACAAGACCGCATGGTCTAATATAATACTCAGTTCAGTAATATACATGGACAAGATTACTTAATAAAAACTGGATATAagtttaaataaagataaaatataGTAAAACTGTTGGTTTTAACTCAGTTTAaagcaaaattaaattaattaatgtcaAATAAATCAATGTTTTCTACTCATAGCAGTTGCTGGTTCTAGAGCTTTTGAGGAAAGCTGACTAACAGCTGTACATTCATCCCAGAGGTATATTCCATTTAAATCTTAAATTGGGTTTGTGCATAATTAAAGAGAAATCACTGTATTGGTTGGAAATAGAAAATTTTATTGAATGTAATATATGTTGTGAATGAAGTATCTTTTTGGGTTTTATATctgcaaagaaaagagaaaatatgttAACTTTATTGTTTGGGGAAAGTACATGGAAAATGTGAAATACTTACCTTGTATGTTATGGTTCTGAAGACCTGTAATAGAAAAGTTGTTTTAGTTAGTAAGAAACTTTGTGTattgtaatgttattattacGTGATGTAATCACAAGAGATTGAATATAACTAAGAGTGAAGGTCAGTGTGATTTAGATAAGTTTACTGTACCTGTTTTGCTTAAGCAGGTCAGGTTTTTAGAGGGCATTGGAAGTCCTGGAGAGTGGATTTCCCCTTTCATCTTGGAACCCTTCTGTGAAATTGATGGCGAGCCACCCAAAAGAACTGACAGATCTGACCACTCTTGTGTTGTGCTGAACTACCTGGTTacgtggtagggctacaattgagagactgagacacatttatttttctttcctcattGCACCTAATggtttaacaatttttttttattttattatttttttttattacttgaTTACTGAGCTTAATTGTTGCTGTATAGTACACAGATTACCAGGTTAGACAAGAGTTAcatactgtttacacatatcctgtttacatcatggttacatccagttaccgtttacagcacaaatacactttaaattgcagtgtctctctccctcaccccctccaTACTTATGGTTTTGCATTGTCTTGTATTGCATTGTGCTGTATGGACatggttttgtattttcttagccatatcttctgcactttaatgtgtatgcactgttttatgtttacactagctttgcactagttgcactttaatgttgtgtattgtcttatgtagcaccttggtcctggaggaacgctatttcgtttcactgtgtactgtaaacactgtatactgctgaaatgacaataaacttcttgaacttgaactctTGAACTTGAATCTGCAGTAAAACGTTGGCTATTACACTCTTTTGATCTCCTGCAGCAGTTAATGctctaaaataaaattcagtagttaataaatacaaactgttttgtaaatttgtgtttttcataaACACACTGTTATAAATTACTTATGAATAATAAATTTGGAAAGAGAGACTGGCCCTTAAGACTTTTTATATGATCCTGTTCGACCGCCTTTGAAAAGAGTTTGGACACCGCTGAACTGCTCATTGTTTTTCGTTTAAAGGACATTCAGATTAAAGTTAACATATCAGTTAAAGGTTATTTTCTAAAATTGTTCATTCAAGCCTAGACACTTTGAGGCAAAATTATAACGAATGATCTTTAAACTGATATTATATAACTTTGTTAATGTTAACTCTTAACTTCACTAATTAACATTTCCATTctgattaaataatatatatattaactgctctgggtgattgtctgtgaggagtttggtgtgttctccctgtgtccgcttgggtttcctcccacagttcaaaaacacaggttgcTAGGTGAATTGGCTGCTCAAAGGTTTTCAAaggtaaaagtgtgtgtgtgtgtcgccctgtgatggactggtgctccctccagggtgtgctgcCACTTTGTCCCCAgtggttctgggtaggctctggacccactttgaccctgaactggataagcagttacagacaatgaaagaataatTATAATAAGTTAAATTCTTAATATAATCTCACCACAAACTCTCATTCAATAAGAGTCTCGTGAACTGTTATttaataatttgtattttttcagaTAATCCTACAGCTGTGGTGTCCAGTATAAAGCCTGatgtacatgtgtttaaaggagAGAATATCACTCTGAGGTGTGACATAGAGGCAGGAGGAGACACTGAGTGGAATTACATCTGGTTTAAAGATAATAATGAACTAAAGCAGTTCAGTAGATCACAGGAGATTACAGTCCGCTCTGTTACAGAGTCTAACAGCGGTAAATACACCTGCAGAGGGGAGAGGAAAAGTGACTCTCAGAAGTCAGAGATCAGTGctgctgttacactgactgtgTCTGGTGAGTCTGTGGGTTTGAGGTGTGTTAATTATACTGTATGTAATAATCTTCTCCCTCTGTATAAACGTGTTTGCGTCTGTTCTATTCTCCATGTCGTCTGTGTCAGGTGAAGCCCAGGCAATATTGAGTGTGTCTCCACAGAGCTGGCTGACTGAAGGAGACTCAGTGACTCTAAGCTGTGAGGTTGATATCTCCTCTAAAGGCTGGACGTTCAGCTGGTACAGAGCTGTTCCCTACAGACAAGGTTTAACCCAGATTACAGATGTTCATGGTAAAGTGGTGTATTCTGTAGAGCTCCTGTCAGACAGCagaagaggagctggaggctcCTACACTCTCAGTCCTGCTGCTCCGTATCACACAGGAGTTTATGtgtgtggagcagagagaggagaaccAGCCTTTCACACACAGTACAGCAGTCCACAGCCGCTATGGATCACTGGTGAGGAACTAGAGCCAGTGAAGAATATACAGTCAGAACAGTCTCACTACACTTCTGTTGATttttacagtgaaaatgagTTAACCACATCAGCCCTAACCCCGCATTCTGCGGGGTAGAAACAcaacttatataatcagctttgtaagtcttgaatgtctgaatgcgtctgtgagctctgtataccgttagaaagcgcagatcctaccgtttctaaaaatagcgctcttatcgctgtgaagcctctgggagtaatccagtgtgaaataccacctaaaaatcaaggtgctccttcaaaatttgtgtGTCATGTTCGTGAAATATTCTAATCATATTCACTATAATCAGAAAAGAAGACGCTGCAAAGGAACAAgacggtgtttactttcagtttcgttttgactcacatgacgtcatctcacgctgtctctgggcggaaaaatatgagtcatcagcaaaaacatattcctacttttgatttatagtttttcaatgtttttgtaggtttcacatcaaataataatgcagtagatcaacaaatataaactaaaaagcttaaataattcctCATTGTGTATGTTGATCTTTAATAGATATATACATAGGGTTCTTAATGTCTTCTACAGGAAACAGACTTTAATACGACACTGAGTCTAAACACATTGCCCAGGACACAGTTTATATTGTAAATTTCTGCAAATATAGAATTAATAATTaactgtgcattaaaatgtgtgtatgtgtgttctctgtagaggaagtgtgtttatttcacttagattatttaatttacatcCAGTGTACtgtatatattgatatattacattacatgttCAGTCCtcaaaatatgtatattttgaaCTATAATTATAAACTATATATTTTGAACTATAATTAACAAGAACATAGAATTAATTGTTTAGattagaaagacagagagacagaggtggGGGTTCCGAGCCTTGGAGCTCATTTGGGACATCCCTGTGAATCTATACGTTTCTGTGATTAGTACAACGTCTAATTTGAAGTTGAATTTGAAGTGGACGTATGCAGTGGAAGTGTTTCTTTCTCTTCAGTGTGTTTTACGTTTTAAACTAATTCTTTCAGTgaacaatgtgtgtgtctgtgtggcatTATGTTGGTATTTAACAACATGCTACATGTTTctcttctgtgtattttcaggtaactctcctccagtgtctctgatCATCAGTCCCAGCAGAACTCAAAACTTCAGCACTGAATCTCTCTCACTGAGctgtgagggacacagagactctgctggatggagagtgagacgatacacacacagtgagaaggtGTCCAACACTTCTTCAGTTCCAGGGTTTACCTGCAACATCAGCTCCCTCTCCACATCAGACACTGGAGTTTACTGGTGTCAGTCTGAATCTGGAGAGAGCAGTGATCCTGTCAACATCACAGTGCACAGTGAGTCTCCACTGTTCTCATCAATAATAACAGACAGTAAAGAACTGAAAGGTAAATATCTTAATGAATTCAGAAGCTATTGCAGTTGTAATCAGAGGAGAAAATCTAACCCCAGCATTGacttctatttatttgtttgattgtttgtttttggtgttGTGTCATAGTTAAAACTTTGTAATgtcagaataaaatattttaaataaaacaaagttgtTTGAAATGACCTACTTTGAAGATGTGTTCAAATTTTATGATAAATGTAgcaaacacaatttaaaattacattaaagacTGTAAGATTTGTAGGaacattaatgaatgaattttaaatggAGCTACGGAGCCTGTAGcttgtggtgtgtttttgtttctgtaattTGTAAAGCATAATTTCTAATAAACTTTACagccaatatagtaaaataagaTAGTAATTATGAATGTAAACCAAGTTAGCACAGTTTAATCCGTTCAAATGTTCCTAATCTATTAGCAGATATTAGAATAATGGACTGTGATAAGTTCAAGCTCATTAGCGGCGTACAAATCTACTCTACAACAACATTCTACACAAgcaccacacacatcacattTTCAGCTTTTCTGAGAAAGGCAGTGTATTCTGTGGAAAACGTGAACTCAGTCtgtataattatattaaacttTGCAAGCAATTAACCATCTGGAAAACACATTTCATATTTAAGATGCAGGGCTAGTCCTTGTTTAGACCATTACTCTGTTCTCTAGTGTTTTTACTGTTGTCCTGCAGATGGTGCTGTGATTCTGAAGAgtcctgtccactctgtgtctGAGGGATATTCTCTGAGTCTCCGCTGTTTAAATCGCTCCACAAACTCCTCACTCCTCCCAGCTGATTTCTATAAAGATGGAGTACTTCTCCAGAAGCAGACGAGAGGAGAGTTGACCATCCATAAAGTCTCAAAGTCTGAGGAAGGTCTCTACCACTGTAAACACCCAGAGAAAGGAGGGTCTCCACGGAGCTGGATCTCAGTCAGAGGTCTGctgctttatttatattttcattcagCAATATTCTCTGTCCTATTTTACAGtgatttgattgtgtgtgtgcgtgtcctgtttttctgtttcagaaTCTCCATCCTCAGTTCTCAGAGTGCTCAGTAGTCTCATGGCAGTGACTCCTTATTTGATAACCTCCATTGTGCTGGGGGTGAAATGCTACAGAGCTCGAGGTAAGAACTCAGTCTTTCAGTTATCTCTCAGTTTCTGTGAATCAGACTTTTATCAACCTTTAACTGAATCAGAACATCTGACCCAAGAGTAATGtgatgtgtgtattgtgtatttcacagttaaacctgatgagaacagaccacacacaGTGATAGAAGCTGGAGCATCTGACTGAGTGTTTAATAGTTATAATAATGTGTCTTTAATGCCTTATTTAGAGACACTCAAACAGAAAGGTCAGAAAAAGGGGCTTTAAATAGCAGTTCAGTGTTCAGCAGCTTCATTTCTGTTCTGTCAGTGAATGCAGTTGTAGAAATACAACAGCTCCTCACTGAAATTTATATCCAGCCATCAGTCATTACCTCTAATAACTTTTCTTCCGTTTATAAAGCAGCCATTagactgacacctagtggcctggatgtgtcagaggttTCGTTCTAAACATGaattaaacatggctgccctcaGATGGAAGATGCACTCTGTGAACCATTCACTCAGGTACTTTGAAGTCCCCTGTGACTTTCACATtgtaggaaaataaaataattttcataaatgttatttttttggtGGTAAATATGAAAGTTTATTGAAACTTCAATCTTCACCAGGGCTTTTTATGATAAATTGATTATTGTATTCTTAGTGCATCTTAACCTCAGAAAACACTGTCagtactttattattttttatgttttttttttatattagcttaatatttttgtattttaacaaaTATTACACCATAACAAAAATGTCTTCACAAATTTGAatagaaatgaataaaatggcAATGTAAGGAATGAGCAGACAtcattaatttgtttgagtccttttttaacaaatgtatattttgtcATATTTAATGATATATTACCTgtgattattatattttattcagaaatagGATAAATACActttgtgtgattgtgtttttaaatgtggtttTATGATAGTGTTGAAATAAAGATCAAATAATTGCTTTAATAATAAATGGTGTGGGTTGTGTTTATTCTGAATGACAAAGCTGTGCTACATAATGTGATTTAGATCTTGATTCTTGCCATGACTGTTCAGAACCTGTAGGAGTATTTCAGCACCATGTGCttctgtggagctgagaggacTGACTTTCTGCcttcacagagaaacacattcATTAAAGTTCCATACATTCAAATCCATTAGTTAAATTAAGGCAAAATAATATTTGTTGTATATGTTTCTAACTAATATCTTCAAATTTAagagtgttatttattttaacaaccATTAAAAATctgttatatttataatatattttagcaataaaagtaaaattattaaatgaatattaataaatgcCCACAGAAGTAATTGTACTAAAGTAGATGTATTTATCTTAAAATGTGCACACATTatctgttaataataataatatgttctATACAGAAACTCCTACAAATACAAATCACACTTCTTACCTTTATACAGTAGAAACATCTCATATACTGAAGTAATTCAACTCATTATTTTCTAACAATAATATATTTCAAAGTAAACAATCCCATCGTTCTACTCTCGAAGTAAAGGTAGAATATTTACACCTCATTCCTCCCACTGTAAATCTGTTTAAGCTTCGgccagtagagggggctgtgcACTCACTGCTGGAATCCAAACTCCGCCCACGTTGAAAATAATTGGCTCCTGAACTGCTGGCTCTTCTGTATTTGTCACATTATGAAAACACCTGCAAAAAATGAATGCATGTTTCATATAAATGTACAGTGTACAGGAGGTAAACTGAGTGGGTCCTGTGTAAAAAAGGCAGTGGACAATCAATTCCTGACATTTATGTAATTGAGATTGGTCAGATTAGTTACAATTTATAAGGGTTGTGTTTATGTTAAACATCATTCAACAGCAATTTTACAAAATGGGACAGAGGTTACAAAAGTTACAGTGCTGCAGTACACCCCACACCTCCAATG
This window contains:
- the LOC136666297 gene encoding carcinoembryonic antigen-related cell adhesion molecule 5-like; protein product: MFVSVPVNILVLVPLSSPVQSPFLSSVLSPVSSPALSQVPSPVHSQFSIPSPVQSQHPASVQSPVLSQVQSPVLSQASVPSPVLSPFQSPAYNPVQSKSPSSCQPNVLSPVQPHAPVQSSISGPVLSPVLSPLPISVRSQSPSSFQVQSPVQSPALVQSHVSTPVQSSPFQSQVQSPVPFYQSPVQSPICSPVLSPVRSPLHSSALSPVSSSDSVYTCNGARSSGQIYTETSNSVRLSVSERPTPTVKVQPAQSVFIGERVTLTCDTQSGDYRYYEWYQSNGPYPSSQRKEYVISSVAQTHKGVYTCKGKGSSDRIYTHTSAPLTLTVSEKPQPTLTSSRNGSVLRGTPVTLYCTLGHSAEWTFYWSRDTQTPEINTRSSIYTISSVSDSNGGQYRCRAGRGDPVYYTHYSDALWVNVTDNPTAVVSSIKPDVHVFKGENITLRCDIEAGGDTEWNYIWFKDNNELKQFSRSQEITVRSVTESNSGKYTCRGERKSDSQKSEISAAVTLTVSGEAQAILSVSPQSWLTEGDSVTLSCEVDISSKGWTFSWYRAVPYRQGLTQITDVHGKVVYSVELLSDSRRGAGGSYTLSPAAPYHTGVYVCGAERGEPAFHTQYSSPQPLWITGNSPPVSLIISPSRTQNFSTESLSLSCEGHRDSAGWRVRRYTHSEKVSNTSSVPGFTCNISSLSTSDTGVYWCQSESGESSDPVNITVHNGAVILKSPVHSVSEGYSLSLRCLNRSTNSSLLPADFYKDGVLLQKQTRGELTIHKVSKSEEGLYHCKHPEKGGSPRSWISVRESPSSVLRVLSSLMAVTPYLITSIVLGVKCYRARVKPDENRPHTVIEAGASD